From the genome of Thermosipho japonicus:
ATTTGATGATATCTTGACCTTTGAAGATTTAAGAATTGGATTAAAGTTACAAGGAAAAGTTACAAATATAACAGACTTTGGAGCATTTATTGATATAGGACTCAAAGAATCCGCATTCTTATATAAAAAACTTATAACTAGAGAGCTAAATATTAATGATATTGTAGATATTGAAATAATCGATTTAGATCAACAATTAAGGCATATAAAAGTTAAATTAATATGATATAATCAAATACAGAGGAGGTGACAGTATGGAATTAAAAGTTTTAACTTTTGTTTTAGGAGATGAAGAATTTGCTATTGATATTATGAAAGTAGATAGGGTAAAAGAATATGAAAAAACCACTAAACTGCCAAATTCCAAAGATTATGTTGAAGGAATCATCAATCTCATGGGTGAAGTTATCCCCATTATTAACCTTCGTAAAAAGTTCATGTTAGAAGATTTCCAAGATAAGGAAAAATCAAAAATAATAGTTATTAGATTTGAAGAAAATGGTAAAAAGATGGGTTTTCTAGTTGACGATGTAAAAGAAGTTATTACATTAAGCGGCGATCAAATAGATCAAACGCCAGAATACAGCGGAGTATCTGCTGAATTCTTGCTTGGAATTGCTAAACTTGAAAATAGGATGATTTTAATTTTAGATGTTGAAAAAGTACTGAAAAAAGAAGAAAAACTTGCCATTGAAAATATGATCAAATAAAATACAATGATGGTGGATTGACCCTTATACTAACTTTCGCTGGAAATTTAACCAATATATCGTTTAAAGTTTGATTTACCTTTAGCACTTTATTTGTTTTGATTATATAATGATGTAAATATAAATTTCTTATTTTTGGAATAAAAAATTCAGTTGGTCCAAGGATTTGTATATTGTGTTTTTTTAGCTCTTCAACCATTTTCTCTGCATTTTTAAATCCACTTTCCTTTTCATTAGAATAAACAACAACTTGAATAATATCAACAAATGGAGGGTAATTGAGAGCCCTCCTCTGTTTTAATTCATAGTCATAATAACCTTCAACGTCTTGTTTAACGGCATATTCTAGTACCAAACTTTCAGGATCATATGTCTGAATTAACGCTTTACCTTTTTCCTTTCTTCCTGAACGACCAACAACTTGTACAATAAGCCTAAACAAATTAAGAGCGGAATTATAATCTGGCAAGCTTTGAATCGCATCAATATCAATTACTCCAATTAAATTAACAGTAGGAACATCCAAACCTTTTGTTATCATCTTTGTTCCTACTAAAATATTAAGTTCTCCATTGTATAGACCCTTCAAAATTTTTTGAAATAATCTATAATCTTGAATAACTTCAGTATCAACTCGCGAAATATTTCTTGCAGGAAAAAGATTTTGAATTTCCTTTTCTATTCTTTCAGTTCCGGCGCCCTTTTCTAAAAGCATTATTGAACCACATACTGGGCAAGTCGATATAACTTCTGTTTCATAACCACATATATGACATTTCAACTTTTCATTAGATTTATGATAAGTCAAGGCAACTTCACAACTTGGACACTTTACTACGTGACCACAATTTGTACACATAATAAGTGAGTAACCCTTTCTCCTTACAAATAACATTACACTCTTTGAATTATCTAATTCGTTTTTTATTTCATCTACAAGTTTTTTAGAAAGATGATATGTTACTTTTTCCTCTTTCTTCATATTTATAATTTCAACATCAGGAAGATGTGCTCCATATCTCTTTGTTAACTTACAAATTTTCATATTATTCTCTTTTGCCTTTAAATAATGATCAAGCCTTGGTGTTGCACTTCCAAAAATAACTGGACCAGGGAACTTATCGGCAAGATAATTTATATCGTACACTACTTCACCATCTTGATAATAACTTTCATCATGCGCTTCATCGACGATTATTAATTCATAATTATGAGGTATAAAAAATGCACTTCTTGTACCAACCAAAACATCAATTTGTCCTTTTATGGCCTTTAGCCAAACATCCACCTTTTGACTTTTTGTTAAATAGCTATGATAAACTTCTACTTTCAAATCTGAGAATCTAGAATAAATTCTAGAAAGTGTTTGTTCTATTAGTGATACTTCTGGAACAAGATATAAAACTTTTGTATTTAGCCTTTCTATAACTGAAAGATATACTTCTGTTTTACCACTACCTGTAACACCATGTAACAATACTTTGGACTTACTCTTAACAACCTCTTCAACAGCTTTCTCTTGTTCCTCATTAAGAACAACTTTTTTAATCTTTTCTGGAATATTCTCATATATTTCAATTAATTTTTTCCTTTTAAGTTGCAAAATTACATCTTTATTAATATCTAAAAGCTCTTTTAATTCTTTATAAGAAACGATTTTATTTAAGAAAAGATAGTCAATTACTTTTTTCTGCTTCTCTGTCAATCTTTTAGTGCTAACCTCTTTTAAATCTGCTTTTAACTCCAAATAAATTTCTTTTCTTGGGGTGGGAACTTTCAATTTAAAATCCTTAAACACAGATATTGTTCCATCTTTTAAAAATTGTTGTAATTTTCTTTCACCAAATTTATTTATAAATTCATTCAACGTAAACTCTTCAAAACCATAAAGAGGATTATTAAATTTTACCTTTTCAACAAAGTAATTTTCTATTCCTTTTGGAAAACATAAATCAAAAAGCTTTCCAACAGGCGTGTTATAATAAAGCGCTGCATCTTTCAAAGCATCAACTAACCAGCTTCTTAAAAAACTCTTCCCATCTAGCTTTGATTGAAAAACTAATGTATCTTTATCTTTATTGAAACTGTTATTAACTTCCTCCAAAACATATCCTATTGTTTTTTTCCCTTTAAACTTTACTATAATTCTTTCTCCTTTTTCCAATGGTATGTTTGATTGACAGTAAAAAGTTTTCTTTAAAGAGGAATTTGACAAAGCTACTTGATATAACAGAAAAATCACCTCATTATTTTTTGATTCTATGTTTATTTTATCATACAAAAAAAGTGGCTTCTTTAAAAAATGGAAGCCACTTTTTTATCAGAAATTATATCACTTTTGATTGTCTTTAAACACCCTATAATCAACAGGCACATAATTTACAGAAGGTCTTCTCTTTCCTGATTGTTTATAAAGGCTCATAAGCAAATAAATCTCATTTGGCATATTCGTAGAAACCTTTAATCCAAGTTCTCTAGCTTTTTCCACTGTAATTGGATAATCATGTGTCCAATAACCGCTTACAAGTTTATCAGCTAACTCTTCAGCATTTTCTTCATATTTTTCTTTTAAAAGATTAGTTGCGTATTCTTTCATTTGCTTCATTGCTTTTTCTGCTACATCTGCTAAAATTAACGTTTGATCATCTATTTCGTTTATATCTTTCTTCTCAACAACAGACAAAATAGAAGCAGCCGGGTATTGTCCAAGCTGTGGATCAATTGGTCCAAGAACTGCATTTTCATCCATTACAATTTCATCAGCCGCCAAAGCTATTAAAGTCCCACCAGACATGGCATAATGTGGAACAAATACAGTTACTTTCCCTTTATGCTTTTTCAAAGCATTTGCAATTTGCTCAGCAGCTAATACTAGACCACCTGGAGTATGAATGATTAAATCTATTGGCATATCATTTGGAGTCATCTTAATAGCCCTTATCAATTCTTCGGAATCTTCTATATCTATATACCTTCGAATAGGAAGACCAAAGAAATTGATAGACTCTTCCCTATGTATCAATGTTATAACTCTACTTCCTCTTTTTTTCTCAATAGCTCTTATTAACCCATCTCTTGAAGAATGCAAAGACAAACTTTTAAATAATGGTGCAAAACTTGAAATAATCAATACCATCCAAAAAATTTGAAAAATAATAGTAAATAAATCACCCATTTTTCACACCTCTTTCAATAATTGTTCTATTCAATTATATCAAAAAAAGCAAGGCATGACGCCTTGCTTTTTATTACTTTTTCGATAAATTATCTAATTGGTTTATCTTTTGTTGCTTCTTCAAGTGCAAGAAGTCTTTCCCATCTACTTGTTACATATTCTTGCAATTCATTAATTATTTCATCTGCATCCGGTCTCTTCAAGAGAGGTCTAAATCTTCCTTGTTTTTCGATAAATTCTCTAACAGGTTTTAATTCTTTTACTTTCTTTGTTACTCTATATACTCCTCTTTCTACTTCATACAATGGCCAATAACCAGTTTCTACTGCAAGTTTTGAAATCTCAACTGCTTTATCATCATTAACTCTCCAGAATCTTACACATGGAGACATTGCAGCTATAAAGGATGGGCCATCAAAGTTTAATGCTTTTTCGATTTTTTTGAAGAAATCCATTGGTTCAGAAGTAGATACTGTTGCAACGTATACATTTTCGTGAGCAGCCATAATTTCTACAATGTTCTTTTTAAGTTGAATTTTACCAGATAATTTTTTACCTACTGGTTGTGTTGTTGTTTGAGAGCCTGGAGGTGTAGCACCTGATCTCTGATTTCCAGTATTCATATAACCCTCATTATCGTATACTATATAAATAAATTTGTGTCCTCTCTCAACTGCACCAGAAAGTGATTGAAGACCGATATCGTATGTTCCTCCATCTCCACCAAATGCAAAGAATGCATATTTTTTGTTTGGATCAACAAGTCTTCCTTTTTTCAAAAGGGCCCTATATGCAGTTTCTACACCACTAACTGTTGCTGCGGCATTTTCAAATGCATTGTGAATATATGGAACATTCCATGCTGTATATGGGTAGATTGTAGTTGAAACTTCCATACATCCTGTTGCAAATCCAACAACTGGGGTATAACCAAGTGCTTCTGCTGTCATAAGGGCAAATTTCGCCACATTTGGAGCAGCACAACCTGGACAAAGTCTGTGACCGGATGTTATACCAGGGTGTTTATCTGCAAACATTGTTGCAAGTTGCATTATATTTAAAGCCATCAATTACACCTCCTTATTCCCTGAGTCCTAGGTATCTTTCTTCATCAGCTATTAAGTTACCACTAAATGCATCTTCAAATGCTTTTCTAATATGTTCGATCTTAATATCTCTTCCACCGAGTCCATAGACATAACTTCCAATTTGTGGCCTTACAGCTACTTCATAAAGTGCACTCTTTACAGCCTCATATAGAGGTGCTTCTGCACCAAAGGATGCTGCTCTATCTAATACAATAACGCCTTTTCTACCATTTAGCAATTCCTGCAATTCATTCTTTGGAAATGGTCTAAAGATTTGTGGCTTTACCACTCCTACTTTGTGTCCTTCTTCTCTTAAAAGATCAACAGTATATTTAATCGTTCCTGCCGTTGAACCAAGTGCAATCATTATATACTCTGCATCATCAATTTTATATTTATCAAGAAGATCATATTTTCTTCCTGAAATCTTTGCAAATTCTTCTGCAACTTCTTTAAATACTTTTTCAACATGTTTCATTGCTTCAATTTGTTGCCTTTTGTGTTCAAAATAGTAGTCGTATAGATCTAGTGGACCGTGTGTTACTGGATGCTCTGTATCAAGAAGTGGATACATAACTTTTGGCTCGCCAACAAATTTTTTTGCAACCTCATCATCTAAAAAGTCTACTACCTCAACACCATGTGAAATTATAAAACCGTCAAAATTTACCATAACTGGCAATCTAACATCTTCATGCTCAGCAATTCTTATTGCCATTAATGTAAGATCATATGCCTCTTGGGCATTTTCTGCCCAAAGTTGAATCCATCCAGAATCCCTTTCTGCCATAGCATCACTGTGGTCACAGTGAATGTTTATTGGTCCAGAAAGAGCCCTATTTGCAACAGCCATAACAATTGGAAGTCTTGAAGATGCTGCTATGTATACAATTTCATGCATCAATGCAAGACCGTTTGCTGCTGTTGCTGTCATTGCACGAGCACCAGCTGCTGCTGCACCAACAACAGCACTCATTGCACTGTGTTCACTTTCAACTGGGATCATTTCAGTTTCTACAACACCATCTGCAACATATTGCGCAAAATATTCGACGACAGGTGTTTGAGGAGTAATTGGGTAAGCTGCAACAACATCAGGATTTATTTGACGCATAGCATTTGCAACTGCTTGCGCGCCAGTAACTGCTTGTCTATTTTTTACTTCTGGCATTTCAGGCACCTCCTTAGTCTTGGAATTCCGTTTCAGGTTTCATAACAATTGCTCTTTTTTCTTCAGGAAGGTTATCATTTGTTTTTGGACATACATTTGCACAAAGTCCGCAACCTTTACAGTAATAATAATTGTATCCTTTCATTTTTGGCTTTCCATCTACAACTTCAATTACAATTGCTTGATCTGGACAGTAAAGCCAACACATCATACAGTGAATACAATTTTCTGGTTGGTGAACCGGTCTAATAACTCTCCATGTACCTGTTTGATATTCTTTTGCAGTAGCAGGTTTATCTATAACTCCACCAATTGGAATATCTTTCCATCCTTTGAGTTCAGCCATTGCATTTCACCTCCTCAAATCCACGGCGAAGAGCTCTAACATTTGCTTCTACAATTTCTTCAGGGAATTTTTTACCAAATGCTTTTCTAATTCTTTGCTCAACACTTTCGAGTGTTATTATTCCTGTAACTTTTGCAATAGCACCTAACATAACAGTATTTGGAATACCTCTTTTAATTTCTTCAAGTGCAATATCTGTTGCAGCAATTGTACAAACTTTTCCTTTTGCTCCAAGTTTTTGTCTAACTGTTTCAATATCTTTAACGGTATTTACAATAAATACTGTGTTTTCATCTGTTCCTTCGGTAAGCATTGGTTGTCCAAGCATGGTATCATCAATTATAACTACAACATCTGGATTTTCAACTGAACTGTGGACCAAAATTGGTTCATCGGCAACACGATTAAAAGCCTTCATTGGCGCTCCCGTTCTTTCTGCACCATATTCTGGGAAAGATTGAACGTATTTTCCCATTTCAAGAGCTGCCTCTGCAAGCATCTGGGAGGCACTCTTTGCACCTTGCCCTGCTCTTGCATGCCATCTAATCTCAAAATATTTTGCGGGCACTGTTATCTCCCTCCTTACAAAAAAGATTTTTAAACACTAAAACCAGTATAGTTTGTATCTAAATATCAATAATGTGAAAGTATTCCCATGTCTATTTTACCACCTAAAAGAATATTCTACAAACGTAAAAAAGTTTCAAATGTGTTTTTGTTCTGTTAACAACTAAAGCATAATTAATTTTACTTTTCTGTTTTCAAATACATTGTATAATCAATATCAGAGAAAATATCATCTGTCCATTCATAATATGAAAGTTTTTTTGTATCTACTTTCCCGCTATTAACCATGTCATATAACTCCAAAAAGCGCTTTATATGAGTTTTAGTCCTATTAACAGCATATTCTACACTTGTTCTAGTTGTCATTATAAACGCCCAATCACTTGATTGAGCAAGCAATAATTCCCTGGCCATTTGATTTAAGGCTCTTCTTATTTCAGGTTTAATTTCATACCTGTTAGGATACTTTTGTGCAAGTTCAGTCATTTTTTCTACCATTTCATGAAGGTGTGGATAAATCCAATCGTTAGTTCCATTTAACCACACTTCATTGTATCCATTTGCTCCCCATGTAGAGGTAGCAGGAGTTGCAATCTGTACTTTTTCTACTATGTCTACAACATCAGAAGCCTTTAATGTTCTTACCAAAGAACTTTTTGAAGCCTGTCGCATAAATTCTTCAAGGAAGATTGGGCCTTCATACCACCAATGGCCAAAAAGTTCTGCATCAAAAGGAGCAACTATAACTGGTTCAATTCCATTAAACAAGCTAATCAATTTTTTAGATTGTTGCTCTTTTTTTCTTAAAAAATCCATGGCATGCTCTTTAGCTGCCTGAATTGCTTCATCTATATCGTAAAAATCCTTTTGATTTTGAGGAGTTTGTTTGCTGGTTATTTTATGATACTTAATTCCCGTATTCATCCTAACTCCACTTGGATCAATATATGGTTTTATATATTCAAATTCTCTATCAAAGCCTATATCTCTATAAAATTCTCTGTACCGTCCATCACCAGGATAACCTATTTCAGCACTCCAAACTTGTTCACTACTTTCTGGATCTCTAGCAAATACAAAGACATTATTTGGAGTAATTATAGGTCTGTAAACACCATATTTTGGCCTTTCATCAGCATACCAAAAACCGTGAGAATCCACAAAGAAATATTCTATTCCATATTCACTAAGATACTTATCAAGTCCAGAAAAATAAGCAGATTCTGCAAGCCATATTCCTCTAGGTTTTCTCCCCATATGTTTCTCATACGTTTTAATTCCTTGTTCAATCTGAGCTCTAATTGCTTGAGGGTAC
Proteins encoded in this window:
- a CDS encoding glycoside hydrolase family 57 protein — its product is MPKGNVVFVLHAHLPYVHHPEYKFFLEENWLFEAITETYVPLLRMFKRLEKEGIKFNLTMSITPPLMEMLANKSLQEKYINRMTKLIELAGKEIERTKNENPKKHKMAKYYYEDLKEILYIFKDVYSGNILNGFKEYMEKDRLDIITCNATHGFLPLMEMYPQAIRAQIEQGIKTYEKHMGRKPRGIWLAESAYFSGLDKYLSEYGIEYFFVDSHGFWYADERPKYGVYRPIITPNNVFVFARDPESSEQVWSAEIGYPGDGRYREFYRDIGFDREFEYIKPYIDPSGVRMNTGIKYHKITSKQTPQNQKDFYDIDEAIQAAKEHAMDFLRKKEQQSKKLISLFNGIEPVIVAPFDAELFGHWWYEGPIFLEEFMRQASKSSLVRTLKASDVVDIVEKVQIATPATSTWGANGYNEVWLNGTNDWIYPHLHEMVEKMTELAQKYPNRYEIKPEIRRALNQMARELLLAQSSDWAFIMTTRTSVEYAVNRTKTHIKRFLELYDMVNSGKVDTKKLSYYEWTDDIFSDIDYTMYLKTEK
- the porA gene encoding pyruvate synthase subunit PorA, yielding MPEVKNRQAVTGAQAVANAMRQINPDVVAAYPITPQTPVVEYFAQYVADGVVETEMIPVESEHSAMSAVVGAAAAGARAMTATAANGLALMHEIVYIAASSRLPIVMAVANRALSGPINIHCDHSDAMAERDSGWIQLWAENAQEAYDLTLMAIRIAEHEDVRLPVMVNFDGFIISHGVEVVDFLDDEVAKKFVGEPKVMYPLLDTEHPVTHGPLDLYDYYFEHKRQQIEAMKHVEKVFKEVAEEFAKISGRKYDLLDKYKIDDAEYIMIALGSTAGTIKYTVDLLREEGHKVGVVKPQIFRPFPKNELQELLNGRKGVIVLDRAASFGAEAPLYEAVKSALYEVAVRPQIGSYVYGLGGRDIKIEHIRKAFEDAFSGNLIADEERYLGLRE
- a CDS encoding SDH family Clp fold serine proteinase, which codes for MGDLFTIIFQIFWMVLIISSFAPLFKSLSLHSSRDGLIRAIEKKRGSRVITLIHREESINFFGLPIRRYIDIEDSEELIRAIKMTPNDMPIDLIIHTPGGLVLAAEQIANALKKHKGKVTVFVPHYAMSGGTLIALAADEIVMDENAVLGPIDPQLGQYPAASILSVVEKKDINEIDDQTLILADVAEKAMKQMKEYATNLLKEKYEENAEELADKLVSGYWTHDYPITVEKARELGLKVSTNMPNEIYLLMSLYKQSGKRRPSVNYVPVDYRVFKDNQK
- a CDS encoding thiamine pyrophosphate-dependent enzyme, which encodes MALNIMQLATMFADKHPGITSGHRLCPGCAAPNVAKFALMTAEALGYTPVVGFATGCMEVSTTIYPYTAWNVPYIHNAFENAAATVSGVETAYRALLKKGRLVDPNKKYAFFAFGGDGGTYDIGLQSLSGAVERGHKFIYIVYDNEGYMNTGNQRSGATPPGSQTTTQPVGKKLSGKIQLKKNIVEIMAAHENVYVATVSTSEPMDFFKKIEKALNFDGPSFIAAMSPCVRFWRVNDDKAVEISKLAVETGYWPLYEVERGVYRVTKKVKELKPVREFIEKQGRFRPLLKRPDADEIINELQEYVTSRWERLLALEEATKDKPIR
- the priA gene encoding replication restart helicase PriA, encoding MYDKINIESKNNEVIFLLYQVALSNSSLKKTFYCQSNIPLEKGERIIVKFKGKKTIGYVLEEVNNSFNKDKDTLVFQSKLDGKSFLRSWLVDALKDAALYYNTPVGKLFDLCFPKGIENYFVEKVKFNNPLYGFEEFTLNEFINKFGERKLQQFLKDGTISVFKDFKLKVPTPRKEIYLELKADLKEVSTKRLTEKQKKVIDYLFLNKIVSYKELKELLDINKDVILQLKRKKLIEIYENIPEKIKKVVLNEEQEKAVEEVVKSKSKVLLHGVTGSGKTEVYLSVIERLNTKVLYLVPEVSLIEQTLSRIYSRFSDLKVEVYHSYLTKSQKVDVWLKAIKGQIDVLVGTRSAFFIPHNYELIIVDEAHDESYYQDGEVVYDINYLADKFPGPVIFGSATPRLDHYLKAKENNMKICKLTKRYGAHLPDVEIINMKKEEKVTYHLSKKLVDEIKNELDNSKSVMLFVRRKGYSLIMCTNCGHVVKCPSCEVALTYHKSNEKLKCHICGYETEVISTCPVCGSIMLLEKGAGTERIEKEIQNLFPARNISRVDTEVIQDYRLFQKILKGLYNGELNILVGTKMITKGLDVPTVNLIGVIDIDAIQSLPDYNSALNLFRLIVQVVGRSGRKEKGKALIQTYDPESLVLEYAVKQDVEGYYDYELKQRRALNYPPFVDIIQVVVYSNEKESGFKNAEKMVEELKKHNIQILGPTEFFIPKIRNLYLHHYIIKTNKVLKVNQTLNDILVKFPAKVSIRVNPPSLYFI
- a CDS encoding 4Fe-4S binding protein — its product is MAELKGWKDIPIGGVIDKPATAKEYQTGTWRVIRPVHQPENCIHCMMCWLYCPDQAIVIEVVDGKPKMKGYNYYYCKGCGLCANVCPKTNDNLPEEKRAIVMKPETEFQD
- a CDS encoding 2-oxoacid:acceptor oxidoreductase family protein produces the protein MPAKYFEIRWHARAGQGAKSASQMLAEAALEMGKYVQSFPEYGAERTGAPMKAFNRVADEPILVHSSVENPDVVVIIDDTMLGQPMLTEGTDENTVFIVNTVKDIETVRQKLGAKGKVCTIAATDIALEEIKRGIPNTVMLGAIAKVTGIITLESVEQRIRKAFGKKFPEEIVEANVRALRRGFEEVKCNG
- a CDS encoding chemotaxis protein CheW; this translates as MELKVLTFVLGDEEFAIDIMKVDRVKEYEKTTKLPNSKDYVEGIINLMGEVIPIINLRKKFMLEDFQDKEKSKIIVIRFEENGKKMGFLVDDVKEVITLSGDQIDQTPEYSGVSAEFLLGIAKLENRMILILDVEKVLKKEEKLAIENMIK